Below is a window of Arabidopsis thaliana chromosome 2, partial sequence DNA.
aAGAAAATTGACACTTATCTAATACTCACTaggtgtgtatatataatgtagCATTTCTGGTCATTGAAAGTAACTTACAAGCAAAATGGACAAAAGATGGAGTCTCAAAGGTATGACTGCTCTTGTGACCGGTGGAGCCAGTGGAATCGGGTtcgtctttcttctctgttctctctATGTCATCTATTTTACCCATTGGTCTGAATCTGTTTGAACATTAAGATTTGAAGTAGTTTATGTTTCTGGAATGTTTTAGTTATGCCATAGTAGAAGAGTTGGCTGGTTTTGGAGCTAGAATCCATGTATGTGACATCTCTGAAGCTAAGCTCAATCAAAGTTTAAGCGAATGGGAAAAGAAAGGTTTTCAAGTAAGTGGCTCAGTTTGTGATGTAGCCTCTCGTCCCGAGAGAGAAGAACTGATGCAAACCGTCTCCTCGCAGTTCGATGGCAAACTCAACATTCTTgtaagtaaattaatttaaagataCTATCAAGTTAATCATATTCGTGGGGGAAATCTTTTAAAGACCAATTTTTTCAACATGCATAGGTAAGCAATGTGGGCGTAATCCGCTCAAAGCCAACAACAGAATATACCGAAGACGATTTCGCTTTTCATATATCATCAAACGTGGAAGCTGCTTACCATTTTAGCCAGCTTTCACATCCTCTCCTAAAGGCTTCAGGCTATGGAAGCATCATCTTTGTTTCCTCTATTGCAGGGGTTATATCTTTTGACGCTGGATCCATTTATGGTCTAACAAAAGGTAGCCAGAGACAGAGTTTTTAGTAGATGGATAGTGTTCATTGCAAGACTGACTAATAAATCTTTTATGttctatgttttgttgatttattaTCCAGGAGCTTTGATTCAGCTAGCTAAAAATTTGGCATGTGAATGGGCAAAAGACGGCATAAGAGCCAACGCTGTTGCGCCTAATGTCATCAATACTCCTCTGTCTCAATCTGTAATAAACtaacaactttttcttttctttttttatgtgaATGTAACAACGATTTTATGTGAATTAATCTAACCCTCTCTTAATTGTGTTTCTGCAAGTATCTTGAGGACGTCAGTTTCAAGAAGGCATTGTTGAGTAGGACTCCACTTGGTCGTGTTGGAGAGCCAAATGAAGTTGCATCACTAGTGGCCTTCTTGTGTCTACCTGCAGCTTCTTATATTACTGGTCAGACTATTTGTGTTGATGGAGGTCTCACCGTTAATGGCTTCTCCTATCAGCCAGAGGTTTGAGTATGGTCATGTCtcgttctttttgtttgtctagAATTTTCAGTGTtctctcaaataaaatatttcaaactatgagtatatgaataaaaaaataaatatatcataattacATTATGGATATACTTACAATGTATCTCTCATACATGAAAATGTTCTATTCCATCTTGTGTTTACTACTAACTTACTAAGTGAAAAGAAGACTCTGTTtttatgctctgttttgttgtaAACCGGTAGACTTAGAAAAGTTGGGACCTCATAGTTGAacccaaaataacaaaagtgaatttcaaaactagcatatatataatagagaCTCAAAATAAAGCAATCACAGAGAGATAAACCCAAAATTCAATGGATGGCAACGAGAAAACCTTTTGTGACCAACTACATGATACATTGATATACCATTTTATGACAtactattaattaataaatgcTGTGGTGTGCCCATACCGGATTCATATAAATGTTTATACGACTGCATAGCATTTCCACTACAGTTTAAACTCTACCACCCAaataccaatttttttttttttttgacattggTTTCAAGGAGGCATTGTTGAGTAGAACTTCACTTCGTCGCGTTGGAGAGCCGAATGAAGTTTCATCACTAGTGGTCTTCTTGTGTCTCCCTGCAGCTTCATATATTACTGGTCAAATGGTCAAACCATTTGTATTGATGGAGGTCTAACTGTTAATGGCTTCACCTATCAGCCACAGGCTTGAGAATGGTCATGTCGCGTTCTGTTTGTTTGTCATGAATTCTCAGTGTTCTCTTAAATCAAATCTCTCACACTATGAGTATatgaacaaaatcatatacaaTATCACAATTCCATTATGGATATTCTCCCAATCTATCTCTCATACATGAAAATGTTCTATTTCGATCTTGTATTTAAATAATGTTAATACtctgttttaatttgtgtatcctgatttttttttctttttgaagttcaacaaatatatcaaaataactCAGAACCattactattttttcttaGTTCATCAATTCTTTACTACACATAGAAACGTATTTATCTTGTTTGATCTACTTTGACTCTATATATGTCATGTGGCATCTCTGGTCATTGCTAGTCACaggtaaaagtaaaaattgaTCAAAGATAAAGAGTCTTTCATGGTAAAAATTCTCTTGTAACTGGTGGAGATAGTAGATGTCAATTCGTTTGCAATAACTTACATTTGCAATAACATGTCAgccatatttatttaaatttccatgcatttgatattattttctcTCTAATACATATATGATGTGTTACGGTCATTCTAAAAATCCAGTTGACAGCATAATGAAGCTGGTACACCATACATGCACTTGATTATATATGGATGTTACTGCCatgattgatgttttgatgGAATTAGTGTTAAAGGATGGACCCTCACTAACGCGGTTGGAAATTATGATCAAACTCTTCAATGTCACTTATCAAGAGAGCTAATGACTAGCACGTTTAGTTGTTCTGTTGTTTCTTATGGCTGCTTAATGTCTCCATCAAATATTTAGACATTGTGGCTAGTAAAATGCCATCTACCTTAATcctatatataagtataactaGATAATAATCCATATTTTTGCTGGGTTTAGTAGCTGATACGACGTTTATGGTTGTTATTGAGTTTGAATACAAAATATAGAGTATTGTTGGAGttatattgatttttgttcatattagttaacaaataataaaaaaattaagaaaggtTTTTGAAAATGCATCTTCtagaatatatgtatattcgAAAAAGTCACATCTTTAATTGacatatgttttgtttgtttgttttttttactggCCACACAAATTGACAACAATGGTCATGCATGAAATGAAATGTttgttgtcaattttttttactaacttGTAATATCATTATGAAATGAAATAGAAggtatatattacaaaatattacCTAAAAGTAGAGCaatcttagaaaaaaaaaaaaaaaaaaaaaaaaaagaaaaagaaaaagaaacaagattacAATGCATTTAAAAAGAGATGGAAAGAATCCGAGCTATCGAATCCAAAGAAGCATCAGCTTCCTCCATCTGTTCTTGTATCGTCTACCAGAGATGGTGTTCCGGATCTCTCGATCAATATTCTTAAAGATGGTTGTTGGAGGGATCCTTTGGCTATTATGGAGAACATTATTCGTTTATCTCCAGATGTGATAGACAAAGGGCTGTGTGGCCTGTGAGACCGATGGCCACttaattattggttttttGTCAATGGTTGTGTATGCATAGAAATTCCCACAACCGTTTGTGGCTTAACACAATTTACCAGGGGTTTAAGTGGTTAAATTGATACATGTAGATCTAAAGTTTTATGCtaatataaattagttttaattatataaattttaactacGCTCATGACACGTAAATGGTAGACCAATATGTGGTGCTCTATTAACTAAGGGGTCTTCATTATTAATTCATAAAGACTTTCTTTACTATACAAGACTTGTCAAAAGGAAAAGTAGTATTTTCGTACTACGTCTACCCCTCTCACGGATATGTGTGGTCGAGCAGTCATTATCATAATGTGGAATTTTGAATTGAGCGAGGtttcaaagttcaaaactaTCACAACTAGTCTTGATCAATTCTATATAAGATCTGTGATCTTGGTTGAAGAAAAGAATCGTCGTAGGTTGATATTTAACAAGGAATGGCAAAGGAAGGGGGCTTGGGAGAGAACTCAAGATGGAGTCTTGGAGGCATGACCGCTCTTGTCACTGGTGGCTCTAAAGGCATCGGGTCAGTCCCCATTGTGAATCTTGA
It encodes the following:
- a CDS encoding NAD-dependent epimerase/dehydratase family protein translates to MDKRWSLKGMTALVTGGASGIGYAIVEELAGFGARIHVCDISEAKLNQSLSEWEKKGFQVSGSVCDVASRPEREELMQTVSSQFDGKLNILVSNVGVIRSKPTTEYTEDDFAFHISSNVEAAYHFSQLSHPLLKASGYGSIIFVSSIAGVISFDAGSIYGLTKGALIQLAKNLACEWAKDGIRANAVAPNVINTPLSQSVIN
- a CDS encoding NAD-dependent epimerase/dehydratase family protein (NAD-dependent epimerase/dehydratase family protein; FUNCTIONS IN: oxidoreductase activity, binding, catalytic activity; INVOLVED IN: oxidation reduction, metabolic process; EXPRESSED IN: 22 plant structures; EXPRESSED DURING: 13 growth stages; CONTAINS InterPro DOMAIN/s: NAD(P)-binding domain (InterPro:IPR016040), Glucose/ribitol dehydrogenase (InterPro:IPR002347), Short-chain dehydrogenase/reductase SDR (InterPro:IPR002198); BEST Arabidopsis thaliana protein match is: NAD(P)-binding Rossmann-fold superfamily protein (TAIR:AT2G29320.1); Has 35333 Blast hits to 34131 proteins in 2444 species: Archae - 798; Bacteria - 22429; Metazoa - 974; Fungi - 991; Plants - 531; Viruses - 0; Other Eukaryotes - 9610 (source: NCBI BLink).), yielding MDKRWSLKGMTALVTGGASGIGYAIVEELAGFGARIHVCDISEAKLNQSLSEWEKKGFQVSGSVCDVASRPEREELMQTVSSQFDGKLNILVSNVGVIRSKPTTEYTEDDFAFHISSNVEAAYHFSQLSHPLLKASGYGSIIFVSSIAGVISFDAGSIYGLTKGALIQLAKNLACEWAKDGIRANAVAPNVINTPLSQSYLEDVSFKKALLSRTPLGRVGEPNEVASLVAFLCLPAASYITGQTICVDGGLTVNGFSYQPEEALLSRTSLRRVGEPNEVSSLVVFLCLPAASYITGQMVKPFVLMEV
- a CDS encoding NAD-dependent epimerase/dehydratase family protein (NAD-dependent epimerase/dehydratase family protein; FUNCTIONS IN: oxidoreductase activity, binding, catalytic activity; INVOLVED IN: oxidation reduction, metabolic process; EXPRESSED IN: 22 plant structures; EXPRESSED DURING: 13 growth stages; CONTAINS InterPro DOMAIN/s: NAD(P)-binding domain (InterPro:IPR016040), Glucose/ribitol dehydrogenase (InterPro:IPR002347), Short-chain dehydrogenase/reductase SDR (InterPro:IPR002198); BEST Arabidopsis thaliana protein match is: NAD(P)-binding Rossmann-fold superfamily protein (TAIR:AT2G29320.1); Has 120433 Blast hits to 120151 proteins in 3568 species: Archae - 990; Bacteria - 78930; Metazoa - 5151; Fungi - 6208; Plants - 2592; Viruses - 5; Other Eukaryotes - 26557 (source: NCBI BLink).) encodes the protein MDKRWSLKGMTALVTGGASGIGYAIVEELAGFGARIHVCDISEAKLNQSLSEWEKKGFQVSGSVCDVASRPEREELMQTVSSQFDGKLNILVSNVGVIRSKPTTEYTEDDFAFHISSNVEAAYHFSQLSHPLLKASGYGSIIFVSSIAGVISFDAGSIYGLTKGALIQLAKNLACEWAKDGIRANAVAPNVINTPLSQSYLEDVSFKKALLSRTPLGRVGEPNEVASLVAFLCLPAASYITGQTICVDGGLTVNGFSYQPEV